DNA sequence from the Streptomyces sp. MST-110588 genome:
ATACACCCGGCTCTACAATCTCGTTTACCAAGAACTGAAGAAGGTCAACAAGGACATAAAAGTCGGCGGTCCTTATGTGGTGATGGACAGTTACGCACCCGGTGACGACACCCACGCCTCCGGCCTCAAAGGACCATGGGGAAGCATCGACCAGCGCACCCTGGACGCCGTCGACTACTGGAACCAGCACAAGGCGGGCGCGGATTTCGTCGTCGTGGACGGCTCCAGTTACGACAAGGACGACCGGTACGTCCCCGACGAGTTCACCGCCACCCAGAAGTTCGCCGACGTCGGGCGGTGGCTGCGCGAGAAGACCAAGCTGCCGCTGTGGTGGGCCGAGTGGTACGTCGAGGTCCCCGACAAGAACGACAACCGCGCCGGGTGGGCGGAGAACCACCGGACCGCCGTGCAGGCGAGCGGGCTGATCGAGATGGCCCGCGGCGGCGCCACCAGCGGCTTCTACTGGAATCCGCAGAATGAGAGCGCCGACTGCCCCGGCTGCCTGTGGCGCAGCACGCAACTGGACGACGGCGGGGGCGAACTGCCCATGATGAAGCTGCTGTCCGGCTTCTCCCGCGCCTTCCCGCCCGGTACGCGGTTCCGTGACGTGCCCGTCGCCGCCGGGGACCGGCCGGACATCCGGGTGCTGGGCGACGACCGTACGGTCCTGGTCGTCAACACCCTGGACCGGGCCCTGACGGTGACCGTGGACGGGCAGCGGGTGGACCTGGCGCCGTACGGCATCCGCTGGCTCAAGAGGTCCTGAGCGGGCCCGCCGGCCGCGGTCTTCAGCGGCCCGCCGCACGAGCGGGCTTCAGGCCAGGGTCGCGAAGCGCTGTACCAGCGAGATCAGGAAGACGGTCAGCAGCGGCAGCCCGAACCAGAACGAGGCCCGCAGCCACCGCAGTTGCCGCACGCTCGGCGCCACCGCGACCCGCAGCACCTCCCGGGCCGCCAGCAGCAGCATCAGCGCCAGCGCCGCCAGCGCCCCGGTCACCGACCACGGCGTCCAGGTCACCCGCGGGCCGGCCGGCCCCGGATCCGGCCGGGGCACCGCGCCCGGCGGCTGCTGCTTGAGTTCGTACAGCGCCGCGTGTTCGTTGGACAGCACCCGGCGCAGATCGGGCCGCCGGTCCAGGTTCGCCCGCAGCCGCTTCTCCCAGGTGGGGGAGTAGGCGGAGTCCAGCCGCAGGTACTCCGACTGGCCGCGGCTGACGATCAGGTACGAGTGGGGCCCGGCCTTGCGCAGGGCCGCGACGAGTGGACCGGTGCGGGCCGGGTCGCGCGGGGCGAGCGTGGGCTCGTACCGTACGCGTTCCATGTCCCTGGCCCCCCACGGCATGGCCGGGGTGACGTTGTTGACCGGGTCGTCGCTCATCCACAGCAGGCGTACCGTCGGGCGGTCGTGGGCGTAGACGTAGTCCATGGCCGTGACCTCGCCCGGCCGGGTCCGTTCGAACGGCTCGTTGCCCCAGCGCGCCACCAGGAAGCCCAGGATCAGCACCAGCCCGGTCGCCAGGGCGGCGAGCGGACCCCAGCCGCGGCGGGTGCCGGCGGCGCGCGGGAAGAGCGCCAGGGCGGCCAGCACACAGGCGCCGGGCAGCGCGAACATGAAGACCCGCAGCGCCATCTCGCCGCCGTAGGACTGCATACCGAAGCCCAGGAACGGCACGAACGTCAGCACCAGCAGCGAGCGCTCGGTGAAGCCCGCGGAGCGCCGGCGCAGCACGCCCCAGCAGGCCAGCGCCAGCACGCCGCCCGCCATCGCCACCCGCGTGTAGAGAACCAGTTTGTGGGTGCTGTCACCGCCGCTGATCCGGCCCGTCACCGAGGAGGAGACATTGCCGCCGAAGCCGCCGATGCCGCCGAACAGCTCGTCGAAGTGGCCCATCCAGTACGGCTCGGCGAGATAGCCGACCCACGCCGCCACCATGACGCCGAACAGCAGCGGAAGGCCGTAGAGGGTGGAGCGGCGGGCCAGCACCAGCACCGTGAGCACACCGAGCATGACGAACGGGGTGAGCTGATGGCCGGCCACCGACGCCGCGAACAGGGCGAGCAGCACCGCCAGCAGCGTCACCCGCCGGCCCCGCCCGGCCGGCTCCACCTCCCTCTCGCCCGGCACGCGTCTGGCCGCCAGCACCCGCGGCTCGCGGAACCACACCAGCAGGATCGCCACGAAGACCAGGTAGAGGAGGTAGGTGAAGCCCTGCGGGGAGAAGTAGTCCTGGCCCACCCAGCCGCACAGCGCGAACAGCCAGGCCGCGCTCCACTTCGCGCGCCAGCTCGCCCGTACGGCCTTCAGGAGCAGGAACAGCGGCGCCAGGTAGAGCAGTTGCAGGGTCAGCGGCCACCAGCGCAGCACCTCCGTCATGTCGGTGACGCCGCACGCCTGGGCCAGGAACTGAGCCCAGGCGAAGAAGCCCGGCCAGCTCCAGCGGGCGTCCAGATCCGGTACGGCGGTGCCGGTCCGGCCGATGTGGTCGAGGAAGCCCAGATGCTGCCAGGCGGTCGCGAAGCGCGGCTCGGCCTCCAGGACGGCGGGCAGCGCGTGCAGCGCCACCACCGTCAGGACCAGTACGGCCGCCAGCAGCGCGGGCCGCGGGCGGGCCTGCCACAGG
Encoded proteins:
- a CDS encoding xylan 1,4-beta-xylosidase — protein: MGWGFTHTEFSADRGTATATADADRLLSSDPMPQNQHIMGWGAQNPEPSPGHYDFKDLDSRVDLIRRTGGTPVLTLCCAPDWMKGGEAGQTRWGDLEKAPHPDHYQDFADLAGKIARRYPDVHHFIVWNEFKGFFDDAKGRWDYEGYTRLYNLVYQELKKVNKDIKVGGPYVVMDSYAPGDDTHASGLKGPWGSIDQRTLDAVDYWNQHKAGADFVVVDGSSYDKDDRYVPDEFTATQKFADVGRWLREKTKLPLWWAEWYVEVPDKNDNRAGWAENHRTAVQASGLIEMARGGATSGFYWNPQNESADCPGCLWRSTQLDDGGGELPMMKLLSGFSRAFPPGTRFRDVPVAAGDRPDIRVLGDDRTVLVVNTLDRALTVTVDGQRVDLAPYGIRWLKRS